In Alkalihalobacterium alkalinitrilicum, a genomic segment contains:
- a CDS encoding TetR/AcrR family transcriptional regulator translates to MTFYLDKRIQRSKAALKESCLTLLYEKKFDSISITEIVRTANYNRGTFYANFNSKEDLLNEIIQDVLKEMILQIRKPYQSVKKVNLKEMQIGDITLFEYLKDNAKLYRLLLSDHIRMDFRFQIAKAIEELFETEYEYELAEGSQISLKWLYIYRAHGIAGLIIRWIEEDFPTSSHYMAKQVVELMLISTETFNVKG, encoded by the coding sequence ATGACCTTTTATTTAGATAAACGAATTCAACGTTCAAAAGCAGCTTTAAAAGAATCCTGTTTAACATTACTTTACGAAAAAAAGTTTGACTCGATTTCAATTACTGAGATCGTGCGAACAGCAAATTATAATCGTGGAACATTTTATGCTAATTTCAACTCTAAGGAAGATTTATTAAATGAAATCATTCAAGATGTTTTAAAGGAAATGATTTTGCAAATTCGTAAACCCTATCAGTCGGTAAAAAAAGTGAATTTGAAAGAGATGCAAATTGGAGACATAACATTGTTTGAGTATCTAAAAGACAATGCCAAACTTTATCGATTATTATTAAGTGATCATATTCGTATGGATTTTCGTTTTCAGATAGCCAAAGCCATTGAAGAATTATTTGAAACTGAATATGAGTATGAGTTAGCAGAAGGGTCACAAATTAGCTTGAAGTGGTTGTATATTTATCGAGCTCATGGAATTGCGGGCTTAATTATTAGATGGATTGAAGAAGATTTCCCGACATCCTCTCATTATATGGCCAAGCAAGTTGTCGAACTAATGCTCATATCAACAGAGACTTTTAATGTTAAAGGTTAA
- a CDS encoding MFS transporter, which produces MITEGEERSRAKQQPAWLQEYIDSPDKQKQLYKKTLIIVIISQIFGGAGLAAGVTVGALLAQDMLGTESAAGLPVALLTLGSAGAALLVGRLSQRFGRRSGLAGGFFAGGLGAIGVIIAALINSVVLLFASLLLYGAGTATNLLARYAGTDLATAKQRATAVSLAMVSTTLGAVAGPNLVDVMGRFANSIGVPTLAGPFILAAAAFILAGVVLFIFLRPDPLIVSTAIANAKEKNGTGQAEPNLESSPINKNGIVVGATIMVLTQFVMVAIMTMTPIHMEHHGHSLREVGLVIGFHIGAMFLPSLFTGLLVDKFGRTTMAIASGVTLLASGMMAAFAPGDSMFMLISALVLLGLGWNFGLISGTALIVDATHPSVRAKTQGSVDVFLALSGASGGALSGMVVAHSSYAALSLAGATLSLLLIPVVIWSRKTPSKQLS; this is translated from the coding sequence ATGATAACTGAGGGTGAAGAAAGAAGTAGAGCAAAACAACAGCCAGCTTGGCTGCAAGAATATATTGATTCACCTGATAAACAAAAACAACTCTATAAAAAAACATTAATCATTGTGATCATTTCACAAATCTTTGGTGGAGCAGGACTCGCTGCAGGTGTTACGGTAGGTGCTCTTCTTGCACAAGATATGCTTGGGACGGAAAGTGCAGCAGGGCTTCCAGTTGCTCTTCTTACTTTAGGATCTGCTGGTGCTGCACTGCTTGTTGGCAGGCTTTCGCAGCGTTTTGGGCGCAGATCAGGACTTGCGGGTGGATTTTTTGCAGGTGGGTTGGGTGCGATTGGCGTTATCATCGCTGCCCTAATCAACAGTGTTGTCCTTTTATTTGCTTCCCTGCTTCTTTATGGAGCTGGAACCGCTACTAATTTGCTCGCACGCTACGCTGGTACAGACCTCGCAACGGCGAAACAACGAGCAACGGCTGTGAGCTTGGCCATGGTTTCGACAACGCTTGGTGCTGTAGCAGGCCCTAACTTAGTTGATGTGATGGGAAGATTTGCGAATTCGATTGGGGTCCCAACTTTGGCTGGTCCTTTTATCTTAGCAGCCGCTGCTTTTATTCTTGCTGGAGTGGTTCTCTTTATTTTTCTTCGTCCAGATCCTTTGATTGTGTCTACCGCGATAGCGAATGCAAAAGAGAAAAACGGTACAGGCCAGGCAGAACCAAATTTGGAGAGTTCTCCAATCAACAAAAATGGTATTGTCGTAGGTGCGACAATTATGGTCTTAACTCAATTTGTAATGGTGGCGATTATGACCATGACACCGATACACATGGAACACCATGGCCATAGTTTGAGAGAAGTGGGATTAGTCATAGGGTTTCATATCGGCGCGATGTTCTTACCTTCGCTTTTTACAGGTCTTTTGGTAGATAAATTCGGTCGTACCACGATGGCTATTGCTTCAGGTGTAACGCTGCTTGCCTCTGGTATGATGGCAGCTTTTGCGCCAGGGGACTCGATGTTCATGCTGATCAGCGCACTTGTTCTGCTAGGTCTCGGCTGGAATTTTGGCTTAATAAGTGGAACGGCTTTAATTGTAGATGCAACTCATCCATCTGTTCGTGCAAAAACACAAGGATCAGTTGATGTTTTTCTTGCATTATCAGGTGCTTCTGGAGGTGCGTTATCAGGAATGGTCGTCGCTCATTCTAGTTATGCAGCACTTTCACTTGCTGGAGCTACTCTGTCACTCTTGCTTATTCCTGTAGTCATTTGGTCTCGTAAAACTCCTAGTAAACAACTTTCTTAA
- a CDS encoding SDR family NAD(P)-dependent oxidoreductase yields the protein MTFPVLDGKVAIITGAAMGMGEATAKLFAEAKAKVVIADFNEEKGRAVTEVINENGGEAAFVKVDVSNSEDVQAMVKFTVETFGKLDVAVNNAALTPDDKPVTEFDEDYWDRLLAVDLKGVALCMKYELQQMQKQGNGGSIINISSVSGFRPQPHNIAYVAAKHGVVGMTKVAALENGSHNIRVNSVAPGAIDTPMLRGALEQFGLTEEGYAPQLSLLNRFGQPNEIAQASLWLASDASSYLTGTTIHADAGYTSR from the coding sequence ATGACATTTCCAGTTTTAGATGGTAAAGTAGCAATCATTACAGGTGCAGCAATGGGTATGGGGGAAGCAACAGCGAAGCTATTTGCAGAAGCAAAGGCAAAAGTTGTTATTGCTGATTTCAATGAAGAAAAGGGACGTGCAGTTACCGAAGTTATTAATGAAAATGGTGGTGAAGCTGCCTTCGTTAAAGTCGATGTTTCTAATTCGGAAGATGTACAAGCCATGGTTAAATTTACTGTCGAAACATTTGGTAAGTTAGACGTAGCAGTAAATAACGCTGCTTTAACTCCAGATGATAAACCAGTAACTGAGTTTGATGAAGATTACTGGGATCGTTTATTAGCCGTTGATTTAAAAGGTGTAGCTCTTTGTATGAAATACGAATTACAACAAATGCAAAAACAAGGAAATGGCGGATCAATTATTAACATTTCTTCTGTGAGCGGTTTCCGTCCACAACCACATAATATTGCTTATGTCGCAGCAAAACATGGTGTCGTTGGGATGACAAAAGTTGCAGCATTAGAGAACGGATCTCATAATATCCGTGTGAACTCCGTAGCACCAGGTGCAATTGATACACCGATGCTTCGTGGTGCTTTAGAGCAATTTGGCTTAACCGAAGAAGGATATGCTCCTCAATTAAGCTTACTTAATCGTTTTGGTCAACCAAATGAAATTGCTCAAGCAAGTCTTTGGTTAGCTTCAGACGCATCTTCTTATCTTACAGGTACTACTATTCATGCTGATGCTGGTTATACTTCACGCTAA